One window of the Microvirga mediterraneensis genome contains the following:
- a CDS encoding SDR family NAD(P)-dependent oxidoreductase, with protein MILDFTNRRVAVTGAAQGIGRSIVQCLAAEGAHVWALDLDEAGLRVAAEAGAKATRTLDLADRAAVGRVFDEMAESLGGIDILVNCAGGVRGQVAKPIEEVSEQDWLVLFEANVHGAFWCSQAVAPYMKRQKFGRIVNISSGAGLRPSLTGIQAYTASKHALVGLTKQLSFELGPYGVTVNSVAPGFVLSNPATQRQWESYGPEGQARLVESIHTRRLGHPQDIANAVLFLVSDAASWISGQIISADGGRS; from the coding sequence ATGATCCTGGATTTCACCAATCGCCGCGTCGCCGTGACCGGAGCGGCTCAGGGCATCGGCAGAAGCATCGTCCAGTGCCTCGCGGCCGAGGGTGCCCATGTGTGGGCGCTCGACTTGGACGAGGCCGGATTGCGCGTTGCCGCCGAGGCCGGAGCCAAGGCGACTCGCACCCTCGACCTTGCCGATCGCGCCGCGGTCGGCCGCGTCTTCGACGAGATGGCGGAGAGCCTCGGCGGCATCGACATCCTCGTCAACTGCGCCGGCGGCGTTCGCGGGCAGGTGGCGAAACCGATCGAAGAGGTGAGCGAGCAGGACTGGCTCGTTCTCTTCGAAGCCAACGTACACGGCGCATTCTGGTGCTCGCAGGCCGTGGCCCCGTACATGAAGCGCCAGAAGTTCGGTCGCATCGTCAACATCTCGTCCGGCGCCGGACTTCGCCCGAGCCTGACCGGCATCCAGGCCTATACGGCCTCGAAGCATGCCCTTGTCGGGCTGACGAAGCAGCTCAGCTTCGAACTCGGCCCGTACGGCGTCACCGTGAACAGCGTTGCTCCCGGATTCGTGCTGTCGAACCCGGCGACGCAGCGCCAGTGGGAGAGCTATGGCCCGGAAGGCCAGGCTCGTCTTGTAGAGAGCATCCATACACGACGCCTGGGCCATCCGCAGGACATCGCCAACGCCGTCCTGTTCCTGGTTTCCGACGCGGCCTCATGGATTTCAGGGCAGATCATCTCCGCCGATGGCGGACGCTCCTGA
- a CDS encoding polysaccharide deacetylase family protein, translating into MDDISSQPWRWDEQTWRGKVDHVRAGRSMKPAKWKNGARCAVAFSFDSDHETNELRDGGKSIGRMSQGQYGNRQGVPRILNALAKYDAKATFFVPAVAALLYEDEQRRVVAEGHEIGIHGWIHELNSQLPYEIERDLMCRATDTLERITGVRPVGLRTPSWDFSPTTLRIERELGLLYDSSLMADDDPYELVEHGEPTGIVELPVEWIRDDAVYFNMHRFNGLRPHTPPTAVFDIFFREFERAYEEGGLFLLTMHPHVTGYRSRIWILEKLLEEVTRRSDVWVATHAEIAAFVKAECAL; encoded by the coding sequence ATGGACGATATCAGCAGCCAGCCCTGGCGTTGGGACGAGCAGACATGGCGCGGCAAGGTGGACCATGTACGCGCCGGCCGCTCCATGAAGCCCGCCAAGTGGAAGAACGGCGCCCGCTGCGCCGTCGCTTTCTCCTTTGATTCGGACCATGAGACGAACGAACTGCGCGATGGCGGCAAATCCATCGGCCGCATGTCTCAGGGACAGTACGGCAACCGGCAGGGTGTACCGCGTATCCTCAACGCGCTTGCCAAATACGATGCCAAGGCGACTTTCTTCGTTCCCGCCGTCGCGGCCCTCCTCTACGAGGACGAGCAGCGCAGGGTCGTCGCGGAAGGTCACGAAATCGGCATCCACGGCTGGATTCACGAGCTCAACAGCCAGCTGCCCTACGAGATCGAGCGCGACCTGATGTGCCGCGCGACCGACACCTTGGAGCGGATCACCGGCGTACGTCCCGTGGGCCTGCGCACTCCGTCCTGGGATTTCAGCCCCACCACGTTGCGTATCGAGCGGGAGCTCGGGCTCCTCTACGATTCATCGCTCATGGCCGACGACGATCCGTACGAACTGGTGGAACACGGAGAACCCACGGGCATCGTAGAGCTTCCCGTGGAGTGGATCCGCGACGACGCGGTGTATTTCAACATGCATCGCTTCAACGGCCTGCGCCCGCATACGCCGCCGACCGCGGTCTTCGACATCTTCTTCCGTGAGTTCGAACGGGCCTACGAGGAAGGCGGGCTCTTCCTGCTGACCATGCATCCGCATGTGACCGGCTACCGCTCCCGCATTTGGATTCTTGAAAAGCTTCTCGAGGAGGTTACCCGCCGCTCGGATGTCTGGGTCGCCACCCACGCGGAGATCGCCGCCTTCGTTAAGGCGGAATGCGCCCTATGA